One Pochonia chlamydosporia 170 chromosome 5, whole genome shotgun sequence DNA segment encodes these proteins:
- a CDS encoding VelB protein (similar to Metarhizium acridum CQMa 102 XP_007810920.1), whose product MSQQLPLPGSSYPPSTSTTGSGHQTSGPPMYGYYSHQQLPPPHSRSSQHSTNEMQHQRPSTQAQGQLPQHSHSNTQAHQQAQSHASLSQHHLPPPQMQPPPAHSRQEDTQPGPVGTVTSVSAGKPPGNSQQILAPFSKIDEATGRKYQLDVVQQPRRARMCGFGDKDRRPITPPPCVRLIITDIATGKEIDCNDIDHSMFVLNVDLWSDDGTKEVNLVRSSTGSPSISSTTPYSYTTLNGGDAGMAQYTQHVLPSNRDQAYTSPQTVGYVQDYQMQGNYGQVPSYTQNSSYGPPQQYFPHHHSYRPEGAVAPLPSQTTVSPYSRNGSTSSPGYVQDHNTLARMAMVGGQPQGMFTRNLIGSLAASAFRLSDTTDRIGIWFVLQDLSVRTEGPFRLRFSFVNVGPPDGTPRDTGTPKVNKSRAPILACCFSDTFNVYSAKKFPGVCESTPLSKTFATQGIKIPIRKDSNVKGGDDDDYGD is encoded by the exons ATGTCACAGCAATTACCGTTGCCAGGCAGCTCCTAcccaccatcaacttcaaccacgGGCTCAGGCCACCAAACATCTGGTCCTCCGATGTACGGCTACtacagccatcaacaactgccaCCACCTCACTCCCGTTCTTCTCAGCATAGTACTAATGAGATGCAACATCAGAGGCCCAGTACCCAGGCCCAAGGGCAACTACCTCAACATTCTCACTCCAACACACAGGCTCATCAGCAAGCCCAGTCTCACGCCTCTCTGTCTCAGCACCATCTTCCGCCTCCACAGATGCAACCTCCTCCTGCACACTCCAGGCAAGAAGACACGCAGCCGGGCCCTGTTGGGACTGTAACATCTGTATCCGCGGGGAAACCTCCTGGGAACTCTCAGCAGATATTGGCCCCGTTTTCGAAGATTGATGAGGCTACCGGACGCAAGTATCA ACTGGATGTCGTCCAGCAACCCCGAAGAGCCCGAATGTGCGGGTTTGGTGATAAG GATCGACGGCCCATCACTCCGCCCCCGTGTGTTCGTCTAATAATTACAGATATTGCCACCGGAAAAGAAATCGACTGCAA TGACATTGACCACTCAATGTTTGTCCTCAATGTCGATCTTTGGAGTGATGACGGCACAAAAGAAGTCAATCTTGTGCGGTCCTCTACAGGCAGCCCATCGATCTCATCGACAACTCCGTATTCGTACACGACCCTGAACGGAGGCGATGCGGGGATGGCACAATACACCCAGCACGTCCTTCCATCTAATCGGGACCAAGCGTACACTTCACCTCAAACCGTAGGCTATGTCCAGGACTATCAAATGCAAGGCAATTACGGTCAAG TGCCATCCTATACACAAAATTCCTCCTATGGTCCACCCCAACAATACTTCCCCCATCATCACTCATACCGCCCAGAAGGGGCTGTCGCCCCTTTGCCGTCACAGACGACTGTTTCTCCCTACAGCAGAAATGGATCCACCAGCTCTCCAGGCTATGTCCAAGATCACAATACTTTGGCGAGGATGGCCATGGTCGGCGGGCAACCACAGGGTATGTTCACACGAAATTTGATTGGCAGCTTGGCAGCTAGCGCGTTTCGCCTCAGTGATACGACGGACCGCATTGGAATATGGTTTGTTCTGCAAGACCTCAGTGTTCGAACGGAGGGTCCTTTTCG CTTGCGGTTCTCTTTCGTCAATGTTGGGCCGCCAGATGGCACACCTCGTGATACGGGGACACCAAAGGTGAACAAGAGCAGGGCTCCAATTTTGGCCTGCTGCTTCAGTGACACCTTCAATGTCTATTCGGCCAAGAAGTTCCCGGGTGTATGTGAAAGCACTCCGCTGAGCAAGACGTTTGCAACCCAAGGAATCAAAATACCAATCCGAAAAGACTCAAATGTTAAGGGaggtgatgacgatgattACGGTGACTAG